The Miscanthus floridulus cultivar M001 chromosome 7, ASM1932011v1, whole genome shotgun sequence genome includes a region encoding these proteins:
- the LOC136467575 gene encoding uncharacterized protein, which yields MDLPVVDLAPYLRSAAGDAAPAGAEELRALCATVSASLRDTGALLVMDPRCSAADNDRFLDVVERYFARSADAKRLQERPHLHYQVGVTPEGVEVPRSLVDKNMQEKIRSMPVEFQPATPKGPDPKWRYMWRVGPRPANTRFKELNSEPVIPEGLPEWKETMDSWGSKMISAIEVVAEMAAIGFGLSKDAFTSLMKEGPHLLAPTGSDLQRHGSEGTVFAGFHYDLNFLTIHGRSRFPGLNIWLRNGKKMEVKVPVGCLLIQSGKQLEWLTGGECLAGMHEVVVTKRTLDAIALAKEQNRSLWRVSSTLFAHIASDAILKPLGHFAETPDAHSYPPICAGDYVEQELSVINLKGKDGV from the exons ATGGACCTGCCGGTGGTGGATCTCGCGCCGTATCTCCGGTCCGCCGCCGGCGACGCGGCCCCGGCGGGTGCGGAGGAGCTGCGCGCGCTGTGCGCCACGGTGAGCGCTAGCCTGCGGGACACGGGGGCGCTGCTGGTGATGGACCCGCGCTGCTCCGCCGCGGACAATGACCGCTTCCTCGACGTCGTCGAGCGCTACTTCGCTCGATCCGCCGACGCAAAGCGCCTCCAGGAACGGCCCCACCTCCACTACCAG GTTGGTGTCACACCTGAAGGGGTGGAGGTTCCTCGCAGTTTGGTCGACAAGAACATGCAGGAGAAGATAAGGAGCATGCCCGTGGAGTTTCAGCCAGCCACGCCTAAAGGGCCGGACCCAAAATGGCGGTACATGTGGAGAGTGGGTCCTCGCCCTGCAAATACCCGCTTTAAG GAGCTAAACTCAGAACCTGTTATCCCTGAGGGATTACCTGAGTGGAAAGAGACGATGGATTCCTGGggttctaaaatgatttctgcaaTTGAG GTTGTTGCTGAGATGGCTGCAATTGGCTTTGGCTTGTCCAAGGATgcatttacttctttgatgaaggAG GGACCACATCTCCTAGCGCCAACTGGAAGTGACCTGCAGCGTCATGGTTCTGAGGGCACCGTTTTTGCTGGATTCCACTATGATCTTAATTTCCTGACAATACATGGCCGAAGTAGATTCCCAGGCCTTAACATCTGGTTAAGGAATGGTAAAAAGATGGAGGTGAAAGTCCCTGTTGGTTGCCTTCTAATTCAGTCTGGAAAACAG CTGGAATGGCTTACTGGTGGCGAGTGTTTGGCTGGAATGCATGAGGTAGTGGTGACCAAGAGAACACTAGATGCCATAGCACTAGCGAAAGAGCAAAATAGAAGCTTGTGGAGGGTTTCATCAACA TTGTTTGCGCACATTGCTTCGGATGCAATTCTTAAGCCACTCGGCCACTTTGCTGAAACACCTGATGCTCATTCCTATCCACCTATTTGCGCTGGGGATTATGTCGAACAGGAGCTTTCAGTGATTAACCTGAAAGGAAAGGATGGAGTATAG
- the LOC136467574 gene encoding uncharacterized protein has translation MPMESRRRQAGVVAIECVAGGSRAEEWGPGSSETVQTGDVVEELLIGVGSRGGPASHAAPFKGGRAALQKLLHAAYKRGETSVEVRVRRSASAQGQLVAGGDSSGELVDAATEARVQACIVPQESVGGGGIGRSRQYVLRSIRDPNYAVGLVDRMESECIAIRGSRSSRVVCALSKAQLQDGYVSYPWEKKMREVLPMPNSSSFLSLLILPMALDRAGSRYNSVEDTLARANAWILSSQASGVPIAFLNVQTEALLTKISGETASSTVNSGSLADLPNLANASLYGFEDYHGVDIGVVKAVRVWYTAAAGEMPVEIILEEGDARLGFAISRTEEGFIYVSSVVENDVERQAPSTRSGLRDLYREAKRASKLLVISRVSGQKVLPWMVSTSGAIRCFDTVSLSQKLSLHRHALRPILLHVLMWDGKSDAPARPGHDPCPLPLPLPSPEFAELPRQNSFACVEQRLQTEVDPGVMHERDTAGDASFRFHNFSLPNNWV, from the exons ATGCCCATGGAGAGCAGGAGGAGGCAAGCAGGCGTGGTGGCAATCGAGTGCGTCGCGGGAGGGTCGCGGGCCGAGGAGTGGGGGCCCGGGAGCAGCGAGACGGTGCAGACGGGGGACGTCGTGGAGGAGCTCCTCATCGGGGTCGGCAGCCGGGGCGGGCCCGCATCGCACGCCGCGCCCTTCAAGGGCGGCCGCGCCGCGCTGCAGAAGCTCCTGCACGCGGCCTACAAGCGCGGGGAGACCTCCGTCGAGGTGCGCGTGCGCCGCTCCGCCTCCGCACAGGGGCAGCTCGTCGCCGGCGGCGACAGCAGCGGGGAGCTGGTGGACGCGGCCACCGAGGCCAGGGTGCAGGCCTGCATCGTGCCGCAGGAgtccgtcggcggcggcgggatcGGCCGCAGCCGCCAGTACGTGCTCCGCTCCATCCGCGACCCCAACTACGCCGTCGGCCTCGTCGACCGCATGGAGAGCGAGTGCATCGCCATCAGAG GCTCGAGGAGCTCGAGGGTGGTGTGCGCGCTGAGTAAGGCGCAGCTGCAGGACGGCTACGTGTCCTACCCGTGGGAGAAGAAGATGCGGGAGGTGCTACCAATGCCCAACTCCAGCAGCTTCCTCTCCTTGCTCATTCTGCCCATGGCGCTCGACCGTGCCGGCTCCCGCTACAACTCCGTCGAGGACACCCTGGCCCGCGCCAACGCCTGGATCCTCTCGTCTCAGGCGTCCGGCGTGCCCATTGCATTCTTGAACGTGCAGACAGAGGCCCTTCTCACCAAG ATCTCCGGCGAGACAGCATCTTCGACGGTCAACTCTGGTTCACTGGCCGACCTCCCGAACCTCGCCAACGCCAGCCTTTATGGCTTCGAGGACTATCACGGCGTGGACATCGGCGTGGTGAAGGCGGTGCGCGTTTGGTACACCGCCGCTGCTGGAGAGATGCCTGTGGAGATCATCCTCGAGGAGGGCGACGCCAGGCTCGGGTTCGCCATTAGCCGCACTGAAGAG GGCTTCATCTACGTCTCGTCCGTGGTGGAGAACGACGTCGAGCGCCAGGCACCGTCGACGCGTTCGGGGCTCCGCGACCTCTATCGGGAGGCGAAGCGCGCGTCCAAGCTGCTGGTCATCTCCAGAGTGTCAGGCCAAAAGGTGCTGCCGTGGATGGTGTCGACTTCCGGCGCCATCCGGTGCTTCGACACCGTGTCCCTCAGCCAGAAACTGTCCCTGCACCGCCACGCTCTGCGCCCGATCCTTCTTCACGTGCTCATGTGGGACGGCAAGTCCGACGCGCCGGCTCGACCAGGCCACGATCCCTGCCCGCTGCCGCTGCCTTTGCCGTCCCCGGAATTCGCGGAGTTGCCGCGGCAGAACTCGTTTGCGTGCGTCGAACAGCGGCTGCAGACGGAAGTGGACCCCGGGGTCATGCACGAGAGGGATACCGCTGGGGATGCATCCTTCAGGTTCCATAATTTCTCGCTGCCCAACAACTGGGTCTGA